The segment GCGGGTCACCGCTTCGTCCAGGGAGCTCTGCGCCAGCCACGTCAGCACCTGTCCCCGCTCTGCATCGCCGGCCTGGCGCAGGGCGTGGATCAACGGCAAAGTCATCTTGTGTTCGCGCAGATCATTGCCCACCGGCTTGCCCAGCTTATCGCGGCTGCCCGTATAATCGAGCAGGTCATCTTTAATCTGAAAGGCGATGCCGAGGTTCTCACCGAACTGCTTCATGCGTTCGCACGATGGTTCATCGGAAGTGACCGACAGGCAGCCGAGCGCACAGGAGGCGTTCAACAGAGAGGCGGTCTTTTTGCCGATCAAATCCAGATACAGCGTCTCATCCACGGTAGTGTGACCGCCGTTTTCGATCTGCAGCAATTCGCCCTCTGTGATCCGGTCCGTGGCCT is part of the bacterium genome and harbors:
- a CDS encoding polyprenyl synthetase family protein, which translates into the protein ELRRGSPTVNHLWDNRISVLIGDLLFSRTLTTMLKLQDTKALSILSEATDRITEGELLQIENGGHTTVDETLYLDLIGKKTASLLNASCALGCLSVTSDEPSCERMKQFGENLGIAFQIKDDLLDYTGSRDKLGKPVGNDLREHKMTLPLIHALRQAGDAERGQVLTWLAQSSLDEAVTRRILSFVEAQDGIGYAHQIATHYARQAERALQSYADSETKASLMKLVDFAITREN